From Primulina huaijiensis isolate GDHJ02 chromosome 15, ASM1229523v2, whole genome shotgun sequence, one genomic window encodes:
- the LOC140959170 gene encoding probable galacturonosyltransferase 7 isoform X1 encodes MKGVVGGSAKRRWRNLVIPVVGLVVLSMLVPLVFLLGLHSGSHSTGDATHQRNSQPNPLRPIDQDNDAGKREKSEWIYRVHQSKHVNDLLERLSPSFPKEFGNNSKRGGNETGFSMPADLPKQAQPVIDTGPVAKNYTGEHRRSADESDLICEFRFGSYCSWGREHKEKMEDAVVKRMKDLLFVARAYYPSIAKLPSFENLSHEMKQNIQEFERVLSETTTDKDLPPGNEKKIPEMEAVIAKAKSCPVDCNNVDKKFRQLVDMTEDESNFHMKQSAFLYQLAAQTTPKSLHCLSMRLTVEFFRSSFDTETVLVEKFLNPDLYHYIVFSTNILASSVVINSTVMHAKESEKQVFHLLTDGENYFAMKFWYFRNKYKEASVQVLNIEDIKLFDHHKEAPMHLSLPEEYRVSFHRVDELSFSLSRTEYISMFSHSHYLLPKIFRTLEKVVVLEDDVVVQSDLSALWDIDMGEKVNGAVQLCAVKLAQMKNYFSRNTIYENSCAWTSGVNVIDLSRWRAHNISETFQRLVQEMSREEGTSETAALSASLLTFQGLVYSLDGSWMLSGLGRNYGIDLEAVNSAAMLHFDGNMKPWLELGIPEYRSFWKMFLNQQDSFLNDCNVIQ; translated from the exons ATGAAGGGCGTGGTTGGAGGTTCGGCGAAGAGAAGATGGAGAAATCTGGTGATTCCGGTGGTTGGCCTCGTCGTCCTATCAATGCTCGTCCCACTCGTCTTTTTGCTGGGCCTCCACAGCGGTTCGCACTCCACTG GAGACGCCACTCATCAGCGGAATTCACAACCT AATCCATTGAGACCTATTGATCAAGACAATGATGCTggtaaaagagaaaaatcagAG TGGATCTACAGA GTTCATCAATCTAAACATGTAAATGACCTTTTAGAAAGATTGTCCCCTTCTTTTCCCAAG GAATTCGGGAATAACTCCAAGAGAGGTGGGAATGAAACAG GGTTTTCCATGCCAGCTGATTTGCCGAAACAAGCACAGCCAGTAATT GATACTGGACCTGTTGCCAAAAACTATACTGGAGAACATAGAAGAAGTGCTGATGAAAGTGATCTGATCTGTGAATTTAGGTTTGGGAGTTATTGTTCATGGGGTCGAGAACATAAGGAAAAAATGGAAGATGCTGTGGTGAAGCGGATGAAGGACCTACTTTTTGTTGCTCGTGCTTACTATCCAAGTATTGCAAAACTTCCATCATTTGAAAACTTGTCTCATGAAATGAAGCAAAATATTCAGGAGTTTGAACGTGTTCTTAGCGAAACAACAACAGATAAAGATCTTCCCCCTGG GAATGAGAAGAAGATTCCTGAAATGGAGGCCGTGATTGCAAAGGCAAAATCGTGTCCTGTTGATTGTAACAATGTTGATAAAAAATTTAGACAGCTAGTTGATATGACAGAGGATGAATCTAATTTTCACATGAAGCAGAGTGCCTTCCTCTACCAACTTGCAGCTCAAACCACGCCGAAGAGTCTCCATTGTCTGTCAATGCGATTAACTGTTGAGTTTTTTAGATCTTCATTTGATACTGAGACTGTGCTGGTGGAGAAATTTCTAAATCCGGATTTATACCACTACATTGTGTTCTCCACGAATATACTTGCATCATCTGTTGTGATCAACTCAACCGTGATGCATGCAAAA GAAAGTGAAAAACAGGTTTTTCATCTGCTCACTGACGGGGAAAATTACTTTGCCATGAAGTTTTGGTATTTCAGAAACAAGTATAAAGAAGCCTCAGTTCAGGTGCTGAACATTGAAGACATTAAGTTGTTTGACCATCATAAAGAGGCACCGATGCATCTGTCATTGCCTGAAGAATATCGTGTTTCATTTCATAGGGTTGATGAACTGTCTTTCTCACTGTCTAGAACGGAATACATATCCATGTTTTCACATTCTCACTATCTCCTTCCTAAAATATTTCGTACTCTGGAGAAAGTTGTGGTTTTGGAAGATGATGTAGTCGTTCAGAGTGACTTGTCAGCCCTCTGGGACATTGACATGGGGGAAAAAGTGAATGGTGCCGTGCAATTATGTGCAGTGAAGTTGGCTCAGATGAAAAATTATTTCTCCAGAAACACTATTTATGAAAACTCTTGTGCTTGGACGTCTGGGGTAAATGTAATTGATTTATCTAGGTGGAGGGCACATAATATTTCAGAAACGTTTCAGAGGTTGGTGCAAGAG ATGAGCAGAGAAGAGGGAACATCCGAAACTGCTGCGTTAAGCGCTAGCTTGCTCACCTTCCAAGGTTTAGTTTATTCTCTTGATGGTAGTTGGATGCTATCTGGTCTAGGACGTAACTATGGCATCGATTTGGAGGCTGTCAATTCTGCAGCAATGTTACATTTTGATGGAAACATGAAACCGTGGCTTGAACTTGGCATTCCCGAGTACAGAAGCTTTTGGAAAATGTTCCTAAACCAACAAGATTCGTTTTTAAATGACTGTAATGTGATTCAATAG
- the LOC140959170 gene encoding probable galacturonosyltransferase 7 isoform X2 — translation MKGVVGGSAKRRWRNLVIPVVGLVVLSMLVPLVFLLGLHSGSHSTGDATHQRNSQPNPLRPIDQDNDAGKREKSEVHQSKHVNDLLERLSPSFPKEFGNNSKRGGNETGFSMPADLPKQAQPVIDTGPVAKNYTGEHRRSADESDLICEFRFGSYCSWGREHKEKMEDAVVKRMKDLLFVARAYYPSIAKLPSFENLSHEMKQNIQEFERVLSETTTDKDLPPGNEKKIPEMEAVIAKAKSCPVDCNNVDKKFRQLVDMTEDESNFHMKQSAFLYQLAAQTTPKSLHCLSMRLTVEFFRSSFDTETVLVEKFLNPDLYHYIVFSTNILASSVVINSTVMHAKESEKQVFHLLTDGENYFAMKFWYFRNKYKEASVQVLNIEDIKLFDHHKEAPMHLSLPEEYRVSFHRVDELSFSLSRTEYISMFSHSHYLLPKIFRTLEKVVVLEDDVVVQSDLSALWDIDMGEKVNGAVQLCAVKLAQMKNYFSRNTIYENSCAWTSGVNVIDLSRWRAHNISETFQRLVQEMSREEGTSETAALSASLLTFQGLVYSLDGSWMLSGLGRNYGIDLEAVNSAAMLHFDGNMKPWLELGIPEYRSFWKMFLNQQDSFLNDCNVIQ, via the exons ATGAAGGGCGTGGTTGGAGGTTCGGCGAAGAGAAGATGGAGAAATCTGGTGATTCCGGTGGTTGGCCTCGTCGTCCTATCAATGCTCGTCCCACTCGTCTTTTTGCTGGGCCTCCACAGCGGTTCGCACTCCACTG GAGACGCCACTCATCAGCGGAATTCACAACCT AATCCATTGAGACCTATTGATCAAGACAATGATGCTggtaaaagagaaaaatcagAG GTTCATCAATCTAAACATGTAAATGACCTTTTAGAAAGATTGTCCCCTTCTTTTCCCAAG GAATTCGGGAATAACTCCAAGAGAGGTGGGAATGAAACAG GGTTTTCCATGCCAGCTGATTTGCCGAAACAAGCACAGCCAGTAATT GATACTGGACCTGTTGCCAAAAACTATACTGGAGAACATAGAAGAAGTGCTGATGAAAGTGATCTGATCTGTGAATTTAGGTTTGGGAGTTATTGTTCATGGGGTCGAGAACATAAGGAAAAAATGGAAGATGCTGTGGTGAAGCGGATGAAGGACCTACTTTTTGTTGCTCGTGCTTACTATCCAAGTATTGCAAAACTTCCATCATTTGAAAACTTGTCTCATGAAATGAAGCAAAATATTCAGGAGTTTGAACGTGTTCTTAGCGAAACAACAACAGATAAAGATCTTCCCCCTGG GAATGAGAAGAAGATTCCTGAAATGGAGGCCGTGATTGCAAAGGCAAAATCGTGTCCTGTTGATTGTAACAATGTTGATAAAAAATTTAGACAGCTAGTTGATATGACAGAGGATGAATCTAATTTTCACATGAAGCAGAGTGCCTTCCTCTACCAACTTGCAGCTCAAACCACGCCGAAGAGTCTCCATTGTCTGTCAATGCGATTAACTGTTGAGTTTTTTAGATCTTCATTTGATACTGAGACTGTGCTGGTGGAGAAATTTCTAAATCCGGATTTATACCACTACATTGTGTTCTCCACGAATATACTTGCATCATCTGTTGTGATCAACTCAACCGTGATGCATGCAAAA GAAAGTGAAAAACAGGTTTTTCATCTGCTCACTGACGGGGAAAATTACTTTGCCATGAAGTTTTGGTATTTCAGAAACAAGTATAAAGAAGCCTCAGTTCAGGTGCTGAACATTGAAGACATTAAGTTGTTTGACCATCATAAAGAGGCACCGATGCATCTGTCATTGCCTGAAGAATATCGTGTTTCATTTCATAGGGTTGATGAACTGTCTTTCTCACTGTCTAGAACGGAATACATATCCATGTTTTCACATTCTCACTATCTCCTTCCTAAAATATTTCGTACTCTGGAGAAAGTTGTGGTTTTGGAAGATGATGTAGTCGTTCAGAGTGACTTGTCAGCCCTCTGGGACATTGACATGGGGGAAAAAGTGAATGGTGCCGTGCAATTATGTGCAGTGAAGTTGGCTCAGATGAAAAATTATTTCTCCAGAAACACTATTTATGAAAACTCTTGTGCTTGGACGTCTGGGGTAAATGTAATTGATTTATCTAGGTGGAGGGCACATAATATTTCAGAAACGTTTCAGAGGTTGGTGCAAGAG ATGAGCAGAGAAGAGGGAACATCCGAAACTGCTGCGTTAAGCGCTAGCTTGCTCACCTTCCAAGGTTTAGTTTATTCTCTTGATGGTAGTTGGATGCTATCTGGTCTAGGACGTAACTATGGCATCGATTTGGAGGCTGTCAATTCTGCAGCAATGTTACATTTTGATGGAAACATGAAACCGTGGCTTGAACTTGGCATTCCCGAGTACAGAAGCTTTTGGAAAATGTTCCTAAACCAACAAGATTCGTTTTTAAATGACTGTAATGTGATTCAATAG
- the LOC140959170 gene encoding probable galacturonosyltransferase 7 isoform X3, producing MKGVVGGSAKRRWRNLVIPVVGLVVLSMLVPLVFLLGLHSGDATHQRNSQPNPLRPIDQDNDAGKREKSEWIYRVHQSKHVNDLLERLSPSFPKEFGNNSKRGGNETGFSMPADLPKQAQPVIDTGPVAKNYTGEHRRSADESDLICEFRFGSYCSWGREHKEKMEDAVVKRMKDLLFVARAYYPSIAKLPSFENLSHEMKQNIQEFERVLSETTTDKDLPPGNEKKIPEMEAVIAKAKSCPVDCNNVDKKFRQLVDMTEDESNFHMKQSAFLYQLAAQTTPKSLHCLSMRLTVEFFRSSFDTETVLVEKFLNPDLYHYIVFSTNILASSVVINSTVMHAKESEKQVFHLLTDGENYFAMKFWYFRNKYKEASVQVLNIEDIKLFDHHKEAPMHLSLPEEYRVSFHRVDELSFSLSRTEYISMFSHSHYLLPKIFRTLEKVVVLEDDVVVQSDLSALWDIDMGEKVNGAVQLCAVKLAQMKNYFSRNTIYENSCAWTSGVNVIDLSRWRAHNISETFQRLVQEMSREEGTSETAALSASLLTFQGLVYSLDGSWMLSGLGRNYGIDLEAVNSAAMLHFDGNMKPWLELGIPEYRSFWKMFLNQQDSFLNDCNVIQ from the exons ATGAAGGGCGTGGTTGGAGGTTCGGCGAAGAGAAGATGGAGAAATCTGGTGATTCCGGTGGTTGGCCTCGTCGTCCTATCAATGCTCGTCCCACTCGTCTTTTTGCTGGGCCTCCACAGCG GAGACGCCACTCATCAGCGGAATTCACAACCT AATCCATTGAGACCTATTGATCAAGACAATGATGCTggtaaaagagaaaaatcagAG TGGATCTACAGA GTTCATCAATCTAAACATGTAAATGACCTTTTAGAAAGATTGTCCCCTTCTTTTCCCAAG GAATTCGGGAATAACTCCAAGAGAGGTGGGAATGAAACAG GGTTTTCCATGCCAGCTGATTTGCCGAAACAAGCACAGCCAGTAATT GATACTGGACCTGTTGCCAAAAACTATACTGGAGAACATAGAAGAAGTGCTGATGAAAGTGATCTGATCTGTGAATTTAGGTTTGGGAGTTATTGTTCATGGGGTCGAGAACATAAGGAAAAAATGGAAGATGCTGTGGTGAAGCGGATGAAGGACCTACTTTTTGTTGCTCGTGCTTACTATCCAAGTATTGCAAAACTTCCATCATTTGAAAACTTGTCTCATGAAATGAAGCAAAATATTCAGGAGTTTGAACGTGTTCTTAGCGAAACAACAACAGATAAAGATCTTCCCCCTGG GAATGAGAAGAAGATTCCTGAAATGGAGGCCGTGATTGCAAAGGCAAAATCGTGTCCTGTTGATTGTAACAATGTTGATAAAAAATTTAGACAGCTAGTTGATATGACAGAGGATGAATCTAATTTTCACATGAAGCAGAGTGCCTTCCTCTACCAACTTGCAGCTCAAACCACGCCGAAGAGTCTCCATTGTCTGTCAATGCGATTAACTGTTGAGTTTTTTAGATCTTCATTTGATACTGAGACTGTGCTGGTGGAGAAATTTCTAAATCCGGATTTATACCACTACATTGTGTTCTCCACGAATATACTTGCATCATCTGTTGTGATCAACTCAACCGTGATGCATGCAAAA GAAAGTGAAAAACAGGTTTTTCATCTGCTCACTGACGGGGAAAATTACTTTGCCATGAAGTTTTGGTATTTCAGAAACAAGTATAAAGAAGCCTCAGTTCAGGTGCTGAACATTGAAGACATTAAGTTGTTTGACCATCATAAAGAGGCACCGATGCATCTGTCATTGCCTGAAGAATATCGTGTTTCATTTCATAGGGTTGATGAACTGTCTTTCTCACTGTCTAGAACGGAATACATATCCATGTTTTCACATTCTCACTATCTCCTTCCTAAAATATTTCGTACTCTGGAGAAAGTTGTGGTTTTGGAAGATGATGTAGTCGTTCAGAGTGACTTGTCAGCCCTCTGGGACATTGACATGGGGGAAAAAGTGAATGGTGCCGTGCAATTATGTGCAGTGAAGTTGGCTCAGATGAAAAATTATTTCTCCAGAAACACTATTTATGAAAACTCTTGTGCTTGGACGTCTGGGGTAAATGTAATTGATTTATCTAGGTGGAGGGCACATAATATTTCAGAAACGTTTCAGAGGTTGGTGCAAGAG ATGAGCAGAGAAGAGGGAACATCCGAAACTGCTGCGTTAAGCGCTAGCTTGCTCACCTTCCAAGGTTTAGTTTATTCTCTTGATGGTAGTTGGATGCTATCTGGTCTAGGACGTAACTATGGCATCGATTTGGAGGCTGTCAATTCTGCAGCAATGTTACATTTTGATGGAAACATGAAACCGTGGCTTGAACTTGGCATTCCCGAGTACAGAAGCTTTTGGAAAATGTTCCTAAACCAACAAGATTCGTTTTTAAATGACTGTAATGTGATTCAATAG
- the LOC140959170 gene encoding probable galacturonosyltransferase 7 isoform X4 produces MKGVVGGSAKRRWRNLVIPVVGLVVLSMLVPLVFLLGLHSGDATHQRNSQPNPLRPIDQDNDAGKREKSEVHQSKHVNDLLERLSPSFPKEFGNNSKRGGNETGFSMPADLPKQAQPVIDTGPVAKNYTGEHRRSADESDLICEFRFGSYCSWGREHKEKMEDAVVKRMKDLLFVARAYYPSIAKLPSFENLSHEMKQNIQEFERVLSETTTDKDLPPGNEKKIPEMEAVIAKAKSCPVDCNNVDKKFRQLVDMTEDESNFHMKQSAFLYQLAAQTTPKSLHCLSMRLTVEFFRSSFDTETVLVEKFLNPDLYHYIVFSTNILASSVVINSTVMHAKESEKQVFHLLTDGENYFAMKFWYFRNKYKEASVQVLNIEDIKLFDHHKEAPMHLSLPEEYRVSFHRVDELSFSLSRTEYISMFSHSHYLLPKIFRTLEKVVVLEDDVVVQSDLSALWDIDMGEKVNGAVQLCAVKLAQMKNYFSRNTIYENSCAWTSGVNVIDLSRWRAHNISETFQRLVQEMSREEGTSETAALSASLLTFQGLVYSLDGSWMLSGLGRNYGIDLEAVNSAAMLHFDGNMKPWLELGIPEYRSFWKMFLNQQDSFLNDCNVIQ; encoded by the exons ATGAAGGGCGTGGTTGGAGGTTCGGCGAAGAGAAGATGGAGAAATCTGGTGATTCCGGTGGTTGGCCTCGTCGTCCTATCAATGCTCGTCCCACTCGTCTTTTTGCTGGGCCTCCACAGCG GAGACGCCACTCATCAGCGGAATTCACAACCT AATCCATTGAGACCTATTGATCAAGACAATGATGCTggtaaaagagaaaaatcagAG GTTCATCAATCTAAACATGTAAATGACCTTTTAGAAAGATTGTCCCCTTCTTTTCCCAAG GAATTCGGGAATAACTCCAAGAGAGGTGGGAATGAAACAG GGTTTTCCATGCCAGCTGATTTGCCGAAACAAGCACAGCCAGTAATT GATACTGGACCTGTTGCCAAAAACTATACTGGAGAACATAGAAGAAGTGCTGATGAAAGTGATCTGATCTGTGAATTTAGGTTTGGGAGTTATTGTTCATGGGGTCGAGAACATAAGGAAAAAATGGAAGATGCTGTGGTGAAGCGGATGAAGGACCTACTTTTTGTTGCTCGTGCTTACTATCCAAGTATTGCAAAACTTCCATCATTTGAAAACTTGTCTCATGAAATGAAGCAAAATATTCAGGAGTTTGAACGTGTTCTTAGCGAAACAACAACAGATAAAGATCTTCCCCCTGG GAATGAGAAGAAGATTCCTGAAATGGAGGCCGTGATTGCAAAGGCAAAATCGTGTCCTGTTGATTGTAACAATGTTGATAAAAAATTTAGACAGCTAGTTGATATGACAGAGGATGAATCTAATTTTCACATGAAGCAGAGTGCCTTCCTCTACCAACTTGCAGCTCAAACCACGCCGAAGAGTCTCCATTGTCTGTCAATGCGATTAACTGTTGAGTTTTTTAGATCTTCATTTGATACTGAGACTGTGCTGGTGGAGAAATTTCTAAATCCGGATTTATACCACTACATTGTGTTCTCCACGAATATACTTGCATCATCTGTTGTGATCAACTCAACCGTGATGCATGCAAAA GAAAGTGAAAAACAGGTTTTTCATCTGCTCACTGACGGGGAAAATTACTTTGCCATGAAGTTTTGGTATTTCAGAAACAAGTATAAAGAAGCCTCAGTTCAGGTGCTGAACATTGAAGACATTAAGTTGTTTGACCATCATAAAGAGGCACCGATGCATCTGTCATTGCCTGAAGAATATCGTGTTTCATTTCATAGGGTTGATGAACTGTCTTTCTCACTGTCTAGAACGGAATACATATCCATGTTTTCACATTCTCACTATCTCCTTCCTAAAATATTTCGTACTCTGGAGAAAGTTGTGGTTTTGGAAGATGATGTAGTCGTTCAGAGTGACTTGTCAGCCCTCTGGGACATTGACATGGGGGAAAAAGTGAATGGTGCCGTGCAATTATGTGCAGTGAAGTTGGCTCAGATGAAAAATTATTTCTCCAGAAACACTATTTATGAAAACTCTTGTGCTTGGACGTCTGGGGTAAATGTAATTGATTTATCTAGGTGGAGGGCACATAATATTTCAGAAACGTTTCAGAGGTTGGTGCAAGAG ATGAGCAGAGAAGAGGGAACATCCGAAACTGCTGCGTTAAGCGCTAGCTTGCTCACCTTCCAAGGTTTAGTTTATTCTCTTGATGGTAGTTGGATGCTATCTGGTCTAGGACGTAACTATGGCATCGATTTGGAGGCTGTCAATTCTGCAGCAATGTTACATTTTGATGGAAACATGAAACCGTGGCTTGAACTTGGCATTCCCGAGTACAGAAGCTTTTGGAAAATGTTCCTAAACCAACAAGATTCGTTTTTAAATGACTGTAATGTGATTCAATAG
- the LOC140959170 gene encoding probable galacturonosyltransferase 7 isoform X6: MKGVVGGSAKRRWRNLVIPVVGLVVLSMLVPLVFLLGLHSGDATHQRNSQPNPLRPIDQDNDAGKREKSEEFGNNSKRGGNETGFSMPADLPKQAQPVIDTGPVAKNYTGEHRRSADESDLICEFRFGSYCSWGREHKEKMEDAVVKRMKDLLFVARAYYPSIAKLPSFENLSHEMKQNIQEFERVLSETTTDKDLPPGNEKKIPEMEAVIAKAKSCPVDCNNVDKKFRQLVDMTEDESNFHMKQSAFLYQLAAQTTPKSLHCLSMRLTVEFFRSSFDTETVLVEKFLNPDLYHYIVFSTNILASSVVINSTVMHAKESEKQVFHLLTDGENYFAMKFWYFRNKYKEASVQVLNIEDIKLFDHHKEAPMHLSLPEEYRVSFHRVDELSFSLSRTEYISMFSHSHYLLPKIFRTLEKVVVLEDDVVVQSDLSALWDIDMGEKVNGAVQLCAVKLAQMKNYFSRNTIYENSCAWTSGVNVIDLSRWRAHNISETFQRLVQEMSREEGTSETAALSASLLTFQGLVYSLDGSWMLSGLGRNYGIDLEAVNSAAMLHFDGNMKPWLELGIPEYRSFWKMFLNQQDSFLNDCNVIQ, encoded by the exons ATGAAGGGCGTGGTTGGAGGTTCGGCGAAGAGAAGATGGAGAAATCTGGTGATTCCGGTGGTTGGCCTCGTCGTCCTATCAATGCTCGTCCCACTCGTCTTTTTGCTGGGCCTCCACAGCG GAGACGCCACTCATCAGCGGAATTCACAACCT AATCCATTGAGACCTATTGATCAAGACAATGATGCTggtaaaagagaaaaatcagAG GAATTCGGGAATAACTCCAAGAGAGGTGGGAATGAAACAG GGTTTTCCATGCCAGCTGATTTGCCGAAACAAGCACAGCCAGTAATT GATACTGGACCTGTTGCCAAAAACTATACTGGAGAACATAGAAGAAGTGCTGATGAAAGTGATCTGATCTGTGAATTTAGGTTTGGGAGTTATTGTTCATGGGGTCGAGAACATAAGGAAAAAATGGAAGATGCTGTGGTGAAGCGGATGAAGGACCTACTTTTTGTTGCTCGTGCTTACTATCCAAGTATTGCAAAACTTCCATCATTTGAAAACTTGTCTCATGAAATGAAGCAAAATATTCAGGAGTTTGAACGTGTTCTTAGCGAAACAACAACAGATAAAGATCTTCCCCCTGG GAATGAGAAGAAGATTCCTGAAATGGAGGCCGTGATTGCAAAGGCAAAATCGTGTCCTGTTGATTGTAACAATGTTGATAAAAAATTTAGACAGCTAGTTGATATGACAGAGGATGAATCTAATTTTCACATGAAGCAGAGTGCCTTCCTCTACCAACTTGCAGCTCAAACCACGCCGAAGAGTCTCCATTGTCTGTCAATGCGATTAACTGTTGAGTTTTTTAGATCTTCATTTGATACTGAGACTGTGCTGGTGGAGAAATTTCTAAATCCGGATTTATACCACTACATTGTGTTCTCCACGAATATACTTGCATCATCTGTTGTGATCAACTCAACCGTGATGCATGCAAAA GAAAGTGAAAAACAGGTTTTTCATCTGCTCACTGACGGGGAAAATTACTTTGCCATGAAGTTTTGGTATTTCAGAAACAAGTATAAAGAAGCCTCAGTTCAGGTGCTGAACATTGAAGACATTAAGTTGTTTGACCATCATAAAGAGGCACCGATGCATCTGTCATTGCCTGAAGAATATCGTGTTTCATTTCATAGGGTTGATGAACTGTCTTTCTCACTGTCTAGAACGGAATACATATCCATGTTTTCACATTCTCACTATCTCCTTCCTAAAATATTTCGTACTCTGGAGAAAGTTGTGGTTTTGGAAGATGATGTAGTCGTTCAGAGTGACTTGTCAGCCCTCTGGGACATTGACATGGGGGAAAAAGTGAATGGTGCCGTGCAATTATGTGCAGTGAAGTTGGCTCAGATGAAAAATTATTTCTCCAGAAACACTATTTATGAAAACTCTTGTGCTTGGACGTCTGGGGTAAATGTAATTGATTTATCTAGGTGGAGGGCACATAATATTTCAGAAACGTTTCAGAGGTTGGTGCAAGAG ATGAGCAGAGAAGAGGGAACATCCGAAACTGCTGCGTTAAGCGCTAGCTTGCTCACCTTCCAAGGTTTAGTTTATTCTCTTGATGGTAGTTGGATGCTATCTGGTCTAGGACGTAACTATGGCATCGATTTGGAGGCTGTCAATTCTGCAGCAATGTTACATTTTGATGGAAACATGAAACCGTGGCTTGAACTTGGCATTCCCGAGTACAGAAGCTTTTGGAAAATGTTCCTAAACCAACAAGATTCGTTTTTAAATGACTGTAATGTGATTCAATAG
- the LOC140959170 gene encoding probable galacturonosyltransferase 7 isoform X8 codes for MKGVVGGSAKRRWRNLVIPVVGLVVLSMLVPLVFLLGLHSGDATHQRNSQPEFGNNSKRGGNETGFSMPADLPKQAQPVIDTGPVAKNYTGEHRRSADESDLICEFRFGSYCSWGREHKEKMEDAVVKRMKDLLFVARAYYPSIAKLPSFENLSHEMKQNIQEFERVLSETTTDKDLPPGNEKKIPEMEAVIAKAKSCPVDCNNVDKKFRQLVDMTEDESNFHMKQSAFLYQLAAQTTPKSLHCLSMRLTVEFFRSSFDTETVLVEKFLNPDLYHYIVFSTNILASSVVINSTVMHAKESEKQVFHLLTDGENYFAMKFWYFRNKYKEASVQVLNIEDIKLFDHHKEAPMHLSLPEEYRVSFHRVDELSFSLSRTEYISMFSHSHYLLPKIFRTLEKVVVLEDDVVVQSDLSALWDIDMGEKVNGAVQLCAVKLAQMKNYFSRNTIYENSCAWTSGVNVIDLSRWRAHNISETFQRLVQEMSREEGTSETAALSASLLTFQGLVYSLDGSWMLSGLGRNYGIDLEAVNSAAMLHFDGNMKPWLELGIPEYRSFWKMFLNQQDSFLNDCNVIQ; via the exons ATGAAGGGCGTGGTTGGAGGTTCGGCGAAGAGAAGATGGAGAAATCTGGTGATTCCGGTGGTTGGCCTCGTCGTCCTATCAATGCTCGTCCCACTCGTCTTTTTGCTGGGCCTCCACAGCG GAGACGCCACTCATCAGCGGAATTCACAACCT GAATTCGGGAATAACTCCAAGAGAGGTGGGAATGAAACAG GGTTTTCCATGCCAGCTGATTTGCCGAAACAAGCACAGCCAGTAATT GATACTGGACCTGTTGCCAAAAACTATACTGGAGAACATAGAAGAAGTGCTGATGAAAGTGATCTGATCTGTGAATTTAGGTTTGGGAGTTATTGTTCATGGGGTCGAGAACATAAGGAAAAAATGGAAGATGCTGTGGTGAAGCGGATGAAGGACCTACTTTTTGTTGCTCGTGCTTACTATCCAAGTATTGCAAAACTTCCATCATTTGAAAACTTGTCTCATGAAATGAAGCAAAATATTCAGGAGTTTGAACGTGTTCTTAGCGAAACAACAACAGATAAAGATCTTCCCCCTGG GAATGAGAAGAAGATTCCTGAAATGGAGGCCGTGATTGCAAAGGCAAAATCGTGTCCTGTTGATTGTAACAATGTTGATAAAAAATTTAGACAGCTAGTTGATATGACAGAGGATGAATCTAATTTTCACATGAAGCAGAGTGCCTTCCTCTACCAACTTGCAGCTCAAACCACGCCGAAGAGTCTCCATTGTCTGTCAATGCGATTAACTGTTGAGTTTTTTAGATCTTCATTTGATACTGAGACTGTGCTGGTGGAGAAATTTCTAAATCCGGATTTATACCACTACATTGTGTTCTCCACGAATATACTTGCATCATCTGTTGTGATCAACTCAACCGTGATGCATGCAAAA GAAAGTGAAAAACAGGTTTTTCATCTGCTCACTGACGGGGAAAATTACTTTGCCATGAAGTTTTGGTATTTCAGAAACAAGTATAAAGAAGCCTCAGTTCAGGTGCTGAACATTGAAGACATTAAGTTGTTTGACCATCATAAAGAGGCACCGATGCATCTGTCATTGCCTGAAGAATATCGTGTTTCATTTCATAGGGTTGATGAACTGTCTTTCTCACTGTCTAGAACGGAATACATATCCATGTTTTCACATTCTCACTATCTCCTTCCTAAAATATTTCGTACTCTGGAGAAAGTTGTGGTTTTGGAAGATGATGTAGTCGTTCAGAGTGACTTGTCAGCCCTCTGGGACATTGACATGGGGGAAAAAGTGAATGGTGCCGTGCAATTATGTGCAGTGAAGTTGGCTCAGATGAAAAATTATTTCTCCAGAAACACTATTTATGAAAACTCTTGTGCTTGGACGTCTGGGGTAAATGTAATTGATTTATCTAGGTGGAGGGCACATAATATTTCAGAAACGTTTCAGAGGTTGGTGCAAGAG ATGAGCAGAGAAGAGGGAACATCCGAAACTGCTGCGTTAAGCGCTAGCTTGCTCACCTTCCAAGGTTTAGTTTATTCTCTTGATGGTAGTTGGATGCTATCTGGTCTAGGACGTAACTATGGCATCGATTTGGAGGCTGTCAATTCTGCAGCAATGTTACATTTTGATGGAAACATGAAACCGTGGCTTGAACTTGGCATTCCCGAGTACAGAAGCTTTTGGAAAATGTTCCTAAACCAACAAGATTCGTTTTTAAATGACTGTAATGTGATTCAATAG